The Triticum aestivum cultivar Chinese Spring chromosome 4B, IWGSC CS RefSeq v2.1, whole genome shotgun sequence sequence GTCAGTCGTCCCAAAGTACTTTGGCATGGGAGGAATCCATGGTGGAGTGATGCAGAGAGGAAACAGAGGAGGATGACTGCAGTTATAGCCGGGGCGGTAGTTTATATATCAATGGTGGGCGGTAGAGTGACGGACGAGTGGCACCGGAGTAGCGGCCTCGGTAACCGCGTGTCATTAATGTGAGCGACTGATGGACAGACGAACGGTCGTCGTGTCGTTTGAACGTGAGCAGTCATGTGCACATGGAAACAACGCAGGaggcgtgccgcttcaatgccagCGCCAGTGAGCGATCGCGTTCGTTCTGGCGGGGCATGAATGCGGGCACTGACGCTCTAGAGTGGCACTGTCTGTTTGGGTGGGAAGCGCGCGCGAGCGAGGGAGGGGGTTTCGGTGGTCAAGTGTGGTAAGAAGCGAGTGTGGGTGCTGTCCAAACGCCCGCAAAGCCCCTCATGTTTGTCTCCAGTTTGTGGGAAAAAGTACGTCTGGACCGCGTGGTGGATCGATATAAGACAACGTTGGATGGCTGGCGCGATGCGGACATCGCGATCCCATATGTAAATGTTCCTAATTGTCTTACATCATTGCATTCATGTGCTTTTTTTTTGCATGCAATGAACACAAGTTTAGGCATTCTCATTAATTTCCCATGCAATGATGTAAGACAATTAGGGACATTTTCATGTGCTTTTTTGCATCTTGCTAGGAATCTTGCCTATGATGAATAAGTTATAAGATGGAAGCATTTACTTTATCAAAATATGGATAATGAAAATCAACACCCCACATGTTCACTCCATGTTCTTTGGGGAAGAATTGatgataaccccccccccccctgttggTCCGCTTCTCGATCATAAGCCCCCTACACACTGTGATGCACTGTTTCGGTCCTCTCACAAAAGGGGCTTAAGATCAAAGGCAGGCCaaccaggggggggggggtatcaTCAAATGCCCCGTTCTTTGGGCATGAACGGTTGGGCCGCGTTTGGTAAAGAGGGAATGAACAGGGCTGAGGTTTGGAGGGGGGCTTGATATAGCTTAGTTCACATCTAGGGAGGTTAAGAAGGGAACAAAACCACCATTGGAAAGTGTGCGAATTAACCCCCTCTATGGTTGGAATTTTAACATCCAAAAAAACTGAGTCTGGGGATGTTAAATAAAGACAATTATTTTAACTAATTGGATTGAAAGCATTCTTTTGTATCTACTTCGATATTTTTGAAGGGACTAAAAATATATGGGCATGTCTAACAATATTCAAACCTTGACTGAAGTCTTCGTAAAAGAGTGTATTAAAAtgaatattaaatgttattaataATAATTAGGAATGTTCATACAATTCGACTTTTTATTAAAACCTATTGGCCATTTTTGCGGAAATGCCTAAGGCCATATACTCAGTATTACAGGTCCATACAAACACGCCCTTACACAAAAATAAAATGCATCTAAATCCTTCGGGGTGTCGAAGTCTTCCTCCTTCTACATGCACCGATGGTGCATCGTGAGCAAAGCTCGTTGTCACCTCTAGGCCCCTGTCTCAACAGAGTGAACTTGTTTAACACAGAAGATTGTAAAATCCGCGGTCGGGATGTCAATGTAGACCAGAACATGCCAACAATCACGATCTGCATAGCAAATTGCTGTCCCGGAGAAAAAGAATGTTGAAGAGGGCCTACAAATATTCCAAAGACCACTAGCACTGGCTAAATCCGGCTGGATTCACCAGagaccaaaatcaaccaaatctaaGAAGATGTGCCAGAGAGACGGCTCCACACATCGACAACAACACTGGCCAAATCCGGCTGGATTCACCAGagaccaaaatcaaccaaatccaAGAAGATCTGCCAGAGAGACAACTCCACACAtcgacaacaacaataacaacaacgcCACATCGTAGGAATATCTGGAGAAACCTTATTTGCCATCGCTGGAGATGAAGCCACGGACAACCAGTGACCCTAATTGAAAAATTGTAGACTTTTGACGAATGAGGGACAAGATCTGCGGTTCCCCTTCCTGTCACAGTCGGCGGGGGTGAGGGAACCGGATAATCTGGTGATCGGAtcaccttctctcttttctcttttctcttttatCTACCGTGGCAAAACTTACTGCCATTTTTATAGGGAATTATTGTACACATATTTTTTGTGTAAAATTCTTTTCTACAAAACATATTTAGGGTGGAAAGGTTTTTCTAAGCCTACTATTACTGGTTTCTATTTGAAGTTTTCAAACTTGTTTAGCATGTAAAAATATATGAGCTACACTGAATTTCCATAGTACTACCAGATAAGATGACACGACACCGATCagttctttcaaaaaaaaaaacagacaCTGATTTGCGATTGGTCTACTTGCTACTACCACAGGTGGGCCAACTGGGAGTTCCACGTGGGCTTTGACGTGCGCGCCGGCACGGTCATCTCGCTGGCCTCGATCCACGACGCCGAggccggcgcgcggcggcgggtgcTCTACCGCGGGTTCGTGTCGGAGGTCTTCGTGCCGTACATGGACCCGGcggaggagtggtactaccgcacgTTCCTGGACGCCGGCGAGTACGGCCTGGGGCTCTGGGCCTTCCCGCTCCAGCCCGGCGCCGACTGCCCGGCCAACGCGGCGTACCTGGACGGCTACTACGCCGGCCAGGACGGCAAGCCCGTCGAGAACAAGAACATGATCTGCGTCTTCGAGCGGTACGCCGGCGACGTCGCGTGGCGCCATAGCGAGGCCGGCTTCCCCGACCGACTGGTAACCAACCGGCCCTGCTCCATTGACGCGCATGAATATGAGTCATATGACCGATCCTCTGATGCAGATCACGGAGGTCCGGCCTGACGTGAGCTTGGTTGTGAGGATGGTGGTGTCGTGTGGGAACTACGATTACATTTTGGACTGGGAGTTCAAGACCAGCGGCTCCATCAAATTCACGGTATGAATATGATATGATCATCAATCGAAGAACAGAGGCAATCAAATTTGATCGATGCATGCGCTGCTCCGTTGCAGGTGTCTCTGACCGGCCTCCTGGAGGTGAAGGGGACGGCCTACACGCACGCCGACCAGATCATGGAGGACGCGCACGGCACGCTGGTGGCGGAGAATACCCTCGCCGTCTACCACGACCACTACGTCACGTACCACCTGGACCTCGACGTCGACGGCACCAACAACTCCTTCGTCAAGAACACCATCGCCACCAAGCGCAACGAGGCCGGCACGCCGAGGAGGAGCTACTGGACGGTGCGCCGGGAGGTGGCCGAGACCGAGGCGGACGCGCAGGTGGACGTGAACGCCGCGCCGGCCGACCTGCTGGTCGTCAACCCCAACAAGCGGACCCGGATGGGCAACGAGGTCGGGTACCGGGTCGTCCCCGGCGGCGCGACGGCGGCGTCGGTGCTGGACGACGACGACTACCCGCAGAGGCGCGCCAGCTACTGCAAGAAGCAGGTGCGGGTGACGCCGTACAGCAAGGCGGAGAAGTGGGCGCCCGGTCTGTACGCCGACCAGAGCACCGGCGACGACGGCCTGGCCGCCTGGAGCGAGAGGGACAGGGGGATAAGGAACGAGGACATCGTGCTGTGGTACACGGTGGGCATCCACCACATCCCGTACCAGGATGACTTCCCGGTCATGCCCACCGTGAGCGGCGGGTTCGAGCTCCGGCCGGCCAACTTCTTCGAGAGGAACCCGTTGCTCACAACGAGACCGCCCGGGCTTGACCAGCCGCCTCTCGTGAACTGCTCGTGCACCGGTGATTCCAGATGATACGCCGTGCGATCCGATTGGCATCATACGTCAAATTGAATTCCCAAAGCTCTGGAACCCACAACAGATCAGCAAAAAAAAGGACAGGCTACGTGCAAGTTAACTGGTTTTTTCATTTGGACATCTCCAACAGTTTGTATGTTAGCTTGTTGGTAAaatatgccatgtcatcaatcAACACCTTAACATACAACAACTTCAATGGATTGTATCTAGTATGCCCAATAGGATGTGAGATAATAAATAAAgtgctctctcattctacattggagcttgtgcaaaggGTGTTGGTTCAGGTACATACAACCTTTCACTCTTTCCTCATTTATTGTATGACACATCATCGAAAATCCTATGTGGCAAAGCCtaccaacaactatcttacaacCATTAAAGATGCCCTTACCAGTAAAATTCGGTCAGCCGATCACTTCATCATCCAGCTTGTCTTTTTAGAAGACTTCATCATCTAGCTGTAACAAAGGTTGTGCGCTGAACATTGATATTCATGCATAGGGCCGGGCCCGCTACTTCTTTGCGTAGATTAATGAGAGCTCGGTGATTTTTATTTGTTCTTGAATCACCACTTATACAATCCTACACAAAATTAAGCACGAATAGAAACCTTGTCGGAGTAAATGatcacgggtagcctaaccggctccctttggcccttcgAAAAAATaacaggccgatcgagccttcaagcacccggggcatggggccgccttcccccggccgactgtctcacaggccgactaccggaaggcggcccagccctaaACTCTCATAAAGAAAGCCACGAGAGgaccgactccaaggagccggccacgagaagaccgactccaagaagccggcccctggcaagcggccaagatcgtgccctcaaagtctgcacccacataacggtgatgagacagAGCGTGGtcacagtgaagcctgccacccccggattccggagcacgcatggccacagtacgcCATACGGGGCAGCCGTCACCCGTCcggtgtggcactgttgccatgttgaccatgacgccacccacgataggctgtcagtacggcccgcaggcggtgggccccttcagtcagagagacaccagaaggcggccaagcctcccccgGTCGGCCTAGGGTGTGGACGGCTCCCAACAGCCGGCTTGCTCCCCCCTCGAAGTAcgcgcaccattaaggagacaagacgaggtaaggctacaatgaGAGCCTGCTAGGCGGCGGCAATGTAGCCATGCCTACctcaacaaagccctcgtcatcaagggcgaggcaacagtaaccagcccccgacaagacccccaagtggTGGGGCCttcctgtcgaccaagaggccgacagtcggtgggacccaccagtcggcgggccccagcggtcggcggagaagccggcgaacatagacactgacggcaagggcccacgcccagccggattaccattgtaccctggggggtaggcctatataaaccccctagggcacccatgcaaagggttgatctcggagagttttagacactacattgaggggagaagagagctagccttgcccttcttcctcctttcaccgaacagctcaaggagcctcttgtagccacttgttgatctagtgatcatgcggagaccccgcaaagcaggactaggggtgtaatctccacggagagccccaaacccgtgtaagatccgccggcgtgcatgtcttcgcctcatcacgtttccaggcaccggcgatgtcttactggctcccacaatgataagccacccattggcatatgtcgcacctaccacccgacatttggcgcccaccgcggggccaggtgcaccgtcgtccggagacctggtctggacgggaacccttttccttcccagcgagcgtagccagctcGGCACGCCCGATgacgcttgccccgacgcgctggaaggcgtcgacgacgcctgcacggcaagctgcctcgctgatcttctCGGCGAGGCCCGCATCTCTGAcaagcccgcgtccgacgcgggcacaggctgccccgagagccgcctcatcagcctcctcgaccaactccatgtcTCCAGTGAGCCTACTATGgatttggagtcggttggctccaccgacccgatgcttgttgaCTCCGACACGTCATCGCTTGacgctttccccaccaacgtggtgatcttcgacgaccctcttACTCGAGCCGACAGCGGtggcagcaccgtcaccgaggtactAGTCATCAGCCATGGTGTCACCTCTGGCGAGAACGCCCAGGACACCCTGCAAGCGGCGCTGCATgacttgtccgcccccatcccggccgtggccgacgccgagacgctggaggcacgccgcctcgccctcatcgcggagggccagaagatagcctccatgagacgcctcactgaggctcaccagtgcgaagttgaccgcgccgccttcggtatgcCGCCTCCTgacgggccgagccgagccgacgtcgtcaagaagcacggcgcggccatcgccaacaTGCTGGGAGTAGATCGCCCAGTCTATGCCACACCCCTCGAGAACCTACACGCCGCCTAGGCGGCCATAGACGAGCTGAGtggactgggggccgacgagctcccttaCATGACCAGACACATCCAACagttgatcgacgcggccgcagtgCGGCATGAAGCCAACGCCCGCGCTAGAAGTCCTCCCCCATGCCAAGAGCACGGTGCGACGTCACGGACCCCGACTGCGGATGGCGCCCGCGCAAGgcaagagaaggagccggctacTAGCCgtagccggactcgaatcaccatcgagcgcgacacagaaggccgccctcgagccaTGGAGCGACAAGGtgatccacctcctcctccgcctcgtggggagagatatcccaccccgccgcccgtcacgcatccgactctcagcggccgactaggccacTGCGAAGGAgacggcgagaatgacgcccgccatcggatcaacCGCCTAgtgcgatccctggcgctagaagaagaagacgatgtcggcccgccctgCTTCGGCCCTCGCATCCGCGACgggcccttccccaaagggttctcactcccaagggACACGCCCAactacaacggctcggtgaagccggaagattggttgattgaTTACTCCATTGCAGTTCGCATCGCGAACAAcaacaggcgtgttgccgtgaaatacgtccccctcatgctccaaggcacggcacgcacttgGCTCAACAGCGTCAAgccttacagcgtcaacagctggctagacttcatagaagccttcatccgcaagttcaccagcacttacaaacgggctcccaagccccgacagctctccttatgTGTTCAAGGGCCCGATGAATCCACTCGtaactacctcacgcgttgggccgagctccgcaactcttgcgagggggtgcatgaggttcaagccatagagtacttcacagccagatgccgagaaggcaccctcctcaagcaccgactcctctgtgacgagccgactaccctcgaggagctgctaatcatagcagacaagtacgccatggccgactcttcaatgaagaccgagctacgagtagacgcctccgggaaggtgctcACTCCGGCACCCATGACGCCGGCTAGAGACTCCAACCGATGCCCGTACCAgaacaacaacaagcgcaaggcccctatgccgtcttccaccagtcggcaggtggccacggtcgaaggCGAACAACCTGAAGGGCaacccgcacccaagaagcagaagggcggcagggcggcttggcagccggctttctcctacgagaaaacccttgatgccccttgcaagttccacaacggcgcgaagccgtccaaccacacgactcggAAATGCCATCGActcacacgaatctccaagggcAAAGGGCTGGTGCCACCTCCGCGtgctggccagccgcctccagcccctcagcagccgacCGCTCGGCCAGCAGTCGGGGCTGTTCAAGAAGAGTTCCCCgatgagcatgccgcctacgtcgtcttcacaagccagacTGAAGAccagcgcagccggcgccgacaagaCCAGCGCAGCCGGCGCcaacaacaccaagaagtcaacacggtcgcctccaacaaccctgagttcatgcactggtcggagaagcctatcaggtggagccaggccgatcacccagaggtgatgccgtcccctggctcttacgcattggttttggacgccacccttgcgatagaaaggcgagctgcccgtttctcccgcgtgctgatagatggcgggagcagcattaacatactGTACcttgacaccatggagaagctggacatcaagccgaagcagctcatgcctagccggactgtgttccatggcatcgtacccggcctgtcctattcaccaatcggcaagatcaagatggatgtcctctttggggacaaggatcatttccgtcgAGAAGCGatatggtttgaagtagtggatctggagagcccttaccacgcattgcttggccgccctactctggccaagttcatggctataccccactacgcctacctcaagatgaagatgccgagttccaagggcatcatcaccatagccggagactacaagaaatcctctaaGTGTGCGGCGGCTAGCAGCCGGCTAGCCGATTCCCTCGTGATCGCTGAAGAGAAAAAGATGCTggatcgagtcgtggccatggccggcaagcagccgatcctgtcccccaaccccaaggaatgtgatgctcaaggttctttccagacggccaaagaaacaaagaagatacctctggacccagagaacccggagaggtttgctatcattggggcaaacctggacaacaaataggaaggcaaactcgtcgatttcctccatgagaatccggacatcttcgcatggtcccccaaggacatgccaggtgttccaaaggagttcgccgagcacaagttacacgtccgagcagatgcaaaaccagtcaagcagcccctccgtagactgtcggaggaaaagagaaggattgtgggagaagagatagcccggcttctggcagccagcttcattatggaggtgttctttccaaaGTGGCTTGCCCACCCGGTCcttgttttgaagaagaataacaagtggcgcatgtgtatagattacaccagcctcaacaaagcctgccccaaagatccatttgccttacctcaaatcgatcaagtgatagactcgaCAGCCAGATGcaagctgttgagcttcttggatgcttactcagcctaccaccagataaagttggatccggctgaccgcctgaagaccgccttcatcacaccattcggagctttttgctacctgactatgacattcggcttgagaaatgtcggtgccacttttcagcgttgcatgcagaaatgcctcctcaagcagcttggCAGAAACACCCacatctatgtagacgatattgtggtgaagatggagaagcgcggcaccttgctggaagacctcagagagacatttgaaaacttgtgctggtttcagatcaagctcaaccccgagaaatgcgtgtttggagtaccagtcggccaacttctaggcttcctggtctccgaacgcggcatcgaatgcaacccagtgaagatcaagggcatagagagaatgaagattcctaccaagctacgagacgtccaaaagtttaccggattcctggcctccctgaaccgcttcatcagccggctaggagagaaagctctccccctctatcgactcatgaagaagtccactcattttgagtggaacgaccaagcataccaagctttccacgagctaaagaagatgctgaccacgccgcctgtcttggcggcactgactgagaaagagcccatgctcctttatattgccgccactagccgggtggttAGCATCTTTATTGTGGTTCAGCGCCTAGAAGAAGGTCGAGCTCAGTTAATCCAGAGGccagtgtattatttgagcgaagtactgtccacctcgaagcagaactacccgcactaccaaaatatgtgctatggtgtgtacttcgtcgccaagaagctcaagccctactttcaagagcaccccatcacggtcgtatgtactgccccgctcgccgagatgataggcagccgggatgcatccggccgggtggtaaaatgggccattgcactggctccttacacaatcttctatcagcctcgcaccgccatcaagtcccaggcattggccgacttcctggtcgactgggccgagacccagtacctgccgccggcccccgactctactcattggtggatgcacttcaatggatccaagatgtgcaccggcttgggagccggcatcgtcctcacctctcccaagggcgacaaactcagatacacattgcaaattctttttccgcctccaacaatatggctgagtacgaggcgctcatacacgggctccggctagccaaagaactcggcatccgccggatcctgtgctatggcgactcggatttggtagtccagcaatcatctggcaactgggacgccaacgatgcaaacatggcaagctaacgcttcctcgttcagcagatcagtggatattttgaaggatgcgagttcctccatgtgccataggccgacaacgagcaagcagatgccctagcatgaataggctccacccgacaagctataccaaccgacATTTCTCTCggacgcctcctcaagccgtctgtcaagccatccccagaatctgagtccatcttcgtaccgcctgacaccgacgcagtcggatccgaccTGGGGAACCAAGCAGGTGGCTTGGGGACTTtgacaggcggctcggggactgccatagtcgcacccggcccggggacttcagaacccggcccggggactatgacggtcggcccgaggactgcatcgacacaacaggcggtggccgactccaactcttcaccacccagcccacccgccctggtcgcagtagccgttttggcaatagaagaagtcacagctccatcatgggcccagcccatcctctaCTTCATggtaaacaaagagctgccgactgacgagatctcggcaagacaagtccaacaccgagccggagcatacacaataatgaacCGAGAGCTCGTTAggtgcagcgtcactggagtcttccagcgttgcgtcgagccagagaagggcatagcaatcctcaaagacatccaccagggcgaatgcggccatcatgcggcctcaagatcactcatcgccaaagctttccgccatggattcttctagccgactgctttggaagacgctaaggagttagtcaaacacggcaaagggtgccaagtcttcgactccaagcaacacctgccggcttctgcactcaagaccatccccctcacctggccttttgccgtctagggactggacatggtgggcccattcaagacggcgcgcggcggcatgacacatctgcttgtcgccgtggacaaatttaccaagtggatcgaagcgaaggcgatcaagaaactgaatgggccgactgccgtgacattcattgcagatattacaacccgatatggcgtaccacacaacatcatcaccgacaacggcatgaattctgccaagggagcactggcacgtttctgcacgacacagggcatccgactggacttagcgtccgttgcccacccgcagtcaaacggccaagtcgagcgagcaaacggcctcatcctctctggcatcaagccccgattggtcgtgccactggagcgttcggccggctgttggctcgacgagctgccagccgtcctctggagtttgcgcactaccccgaacaagtcaaccggcttcacccctttcttccttgtatatggtgctaaggctgtcatcccaactgacattgagtttgactcacctcgggtcaccatgtacatggaggcggaggccaaggaagcacgagaagatggcATCGACCTGCTAGAAGAAGGCCAGCTACTAGCCCTCagctggtccgccatctaccagcaaggtttacgccgctaccatagccggaaggtcaagccaagatccttccaagagggtgaccttgtgctctggctgatccagcgaacagccggccaacacaagctctcggccccttgggaaggccccttcgtcatcagtagggccttaggcaatgactcctactacctgatcgactcacagaagccgaaggcacgcaagagagatgattc is a genomic window containing:
- the LOC123093281 gene encoding primary amine oxidase 1-like, giving the protein MLPLLLAAVSILAAAAASAHHPHPLDPLSPAELTAVRAAVLASPLVPARPLTFHYVGLDEPDKPDVLSYVYGNSASSSRSAMPRRAFVIARAGGQSHELRVDVTDAAAPSVLGHAVHRGAGFPTLTLDEQFAAVALPPAHPPFVESVRRRGVDMADVLCAVFPVGWFGDLPAEERRVVKLLCFVAGATANFYARPLEGVTLVVDLDRMAIVGYRDRVLLPVPKAEGTDYRAGNAGAPYAGRAPAPGTVVQPEGRGFDIDGHFVRWANWEFHVGFDVRAGTVISLASIHDAEAGARRRVLYRGFVSEVFVPYMDPAEEWYYRTFLDAGEYGLGLWAFPLQPGADCPANAAYLDGYYAGQDGKPVENKNMICVFERYAGDVAWRHSEAGFPDRLITEVRPDVSLVVRMVVSCGNYDYILDWEFKTSGSIKFTVSLTGLLEVKGTAYTHADQIMEDAHGTLVAENTLAVYHDHYVTYHLDLDVDGTNNSFVKNTIATKRNEAGTPRRSYWTVRREVAETEADAQVDVNAAPADLLVVNPNKRTRMGNEVGYRVVPGGATAASVLDDDDYPQRRASYCKKQVRVTPYSKAEKWAPGLYADQSTGDDGLAAWSERDRGIRNEDIVLWYTVGIHHIPYQDDFPVMPTVSGGFELRPANFFERNPLLTTRPPGLDQPPLVNCSCTGDSR